A single region of the Thermodesulfatator indicus DSM 15286 genome encodes:
- a CDS encoding chemotaxis protein CheX encodes MGKSPIGEAIEASVMEVISTFTGQTPTPEKTFIRQERKSLGDVSAILGLTGKGFTGTFVVTFEKDSLFGVVESLFGHRPEEINDEVRDAAGEMANMICGAFRRRFEQNGISLQSSTPAIVSGENHTLEILCKSQRLVMPFSLNGSKIYIEFCLDKK; translated from the coding sequence ATGGGTAAGTCGCCTATTGGAGAAGCCATTGAAGCATCAGTTATGGAGGTTATCAGCACTTTCACCGGCCAAACCCCTACCCCAGAAAAAACATTCATACGGCAGGAACGGAAGTCTTTAGGAGATGTTTCCGCCATTCTGGGCCTAACAGGCAAAGGTTTTACCGGCACTTTCGTGGTTACTTTTGAAAAAGATTCCCTGTTCGGTGTAGTGGAAAGCCTATTTGGGCACCGACCAGAAGAAATTAACGATGAAGTTAGAGATGCTGCTGGAGAAATGGCTAACATGATTTGTGGAGCTTTTCGTAGGCGTTTTGAGCAAAACGGAATAAGTCTTCAGAGCTCCACCCCGGCTATTGTTTCAGGAGAAAATCACACTTTAGAAATTCTTTGCAAATCCCAACGGCTGGTTATGCCTTTTTCCTTGAATGGCTCAAAAATTTATATAGAATTCTGCCTTGATAAAAAATAA
- a CDS encoding glycosyltransferase 28 domain-containing protein has protein sequence MKLTKISFKNYKVLSDHEFLFDNGLRFIARPNEFGKSTIIEGILDVFSLSPQILVQKTTKGQGIPPVIKLNFLIEDHEYELKLSGLEKRPYFRGTDGIDLESPDSIKKFLEKKGYKHFRQVLEGLLVLRERDLSVAGNRGLREVFDKVLKSASIEGLERRIRDDFILQKCGLRQNPFGRMKQEVQEKLKNINQELLRLEREKEEFEKNKKRLEVVKEKLEKLKANQKKLSHQKEQLGYLQAYLEIEYLENKLQKLKEEEKTLTAKIKKIEAEKETIKKELEALGEKERKLISQLAQKNFINREIRLLKDKLKQLHQEFTKQQEYQKLKEILGPLANQNPEKLQDYLNEWRTFLKMASLSRGKIEILNAGNTILINGKEVSSRNIEFQGKVNLKYQDLELNIYPQVKLADLSKKITHLEKEFLTPENLLQTIQKLRKLKQLETSLEEELNLPPLKNKIEETQKEIENLKENQKKVVQQEKLAKEIRNQIKTLEQKRRNLEEKYLALKEELSAKKTEIKNLETKIKDYPRDFEEGLSLKTIKAYQGHSLKNISNLLNQVAQNLERTEAEIIKLDKEKDLYEDRVARKPDLARYEELLDEKKILERQLLRFKRLEAVLRTSADILARLKERINQAYLEKFENKVAEIFKEITEGRYISVRFNFPSLFFDREAFKRDWVAINQEGKAFPIDSLSDGTKVQLLLAARLALVELFFEHKAFFLLDEPLAYFDENRAKRTLNILNSLADSGWQIIIMSARPFET, from the coding sequence ATGAAGCTTACTAAAATCTCTTTTAAAAACTATAAAGTTCTTTCGGATCACGAATTTCTGTTTGATAACGGGCTAAGGTTTATTGCCAGACCTAACGAATTTGGTAAGTCCACCATTATTGAAGGAATACTTGATGTTTTTTCATTAAGCCCGCAAATTTTAGTTCAAAAAACAACAAAAGGTCAGGGAATCCCTCCGGTTATTAAGTTAAATTTCCTCATAGAAGACCATGAATATGAGCTAAAATTGAGCGGACTTGAAAAGCGTCCTTATTTTAGGGGAACAGACGGGATAGACCTTGAAAGCCCTGATAGCATCAAAAAATTTCTGGAAAAAAAGGGGTATAAACATTTCAGACAAGTCCTTGAAGGTCTTCTAGTTTTGCGGGAAAGGGATCTTTCTGTGGCTGGCAACCGGGGGTTGCGAGAAGTTTTCGATAAAGTTCTTAAGTCTGCAAGCATTGAAGGCCTTGAGAGGCGGATTCGAGACGATTTTATCCTTCAAAAATGTGGCTTACGCCAGAACCCTTTTGGCCGCATGAAACAAGAAGTACAAGAAAAACTGAAAAATATAAACCAGGAGCTTCTTCGCCTTGAAAGGGAAAAAGAAGAATTTGAAAAAAACAAAAAGCGGCTAGAAGTAGTTAAAGAAAAGCTTGAAAAGCTTAAAGCCAACCAAAAAAAACTATCCCACCAAAAAGAACAGCTAGGCTATCTTCAGGCCTACCTGGAAATTGAATACCTAGAAAATAAACTTCAAAAACTCAAAGAAGAAGAGAAAACATTAACAGCCAAAATCAAAAAAATAGAAGCAGAAAAAGAAACAATTAAAAAAGAACTTGAGGCTTTAGGAGAAAAAGAGAGAAAGCTTATTTCTCAGCTTGCCCAAAAAAATTTCATAAACCGAGAAATCCGATTGCTTAAGGACAAGCTTAAACAACTACACCAGGAGTTTACTAAACAGCAAGAATATCAGAAGTTAAAGGAAATTTTAGGGCCTTTAGCCAATCAAAATCCAGAAAAACTCCAAGATTATCTAAATGAATGGCGAACTTTTCTCAAAATGGCCTCTCTTTCTCGGGGGAAAATAGAAATTTTAAATGCTGGAAATACTATTTTAATAAACGGTAAAGAAGTCTCTTCTAGAAATATCGAATTCCAGGGTAAAGTAAATCTCAAGTATCAGGACCTTGAACTAAACATTTATCCTCAAGTAAAACTCGCTGACCTCTCTAAAAAGATTACTCACCTTGAAAAAGAGTTTTTGACCCCTGAAAATCTACTTCAAACTATCCAAAAGCTGAGGAAATTAAAACAACTGGAAACATCTTTAGAGGAAGAACTAAACTTACCTCCTCTCAAAAATAAGATTGAAGAGACTCAAAAAGAAATTGAAAATCTCAAAGAAAATCAAAAAAAAGTTGTCCAGCAAGAAAAGCTTGCCAAAGAAATTAGAAACCAAATAAAAACACTTGAACAAAAGCGTAGAAATCTTGAAGAGAAATATCTAGCCCTAAAAGAAGAACTAAGTGCTAAAAAAACAGAAATCAAAAACCTTGAGACTAAAATAAAAGATTACCCTAGAGACTTCGAAGAAGGGCTTTCTCTAAAAACCATTAAAGCTTATCAAGGCCACAGCCTAAAAAACATATCAAACCTTTTAAACCAGGTAGCCCAAAACTTAGAAAGAACTGAAGCTGAGATTATCAAACTTGACAAGGAAAAAGATCTTTATGAAGACCGGGTGGCTCGCAAACCAGATCTCGCGCGCTATGAAGAGCTTCTTGATGAGAAAAAAATTCTTGAAAGGCAATTGCTTAGGTTTAAGCGGCTTGAAGCAGTCTTACGCACTTCAGCAGATATACTCGCCAGACTAAAAGAAAGAATAAATCAGGCCTATCTTGAAAAATTTGAAAATAAAGTGGCAGAAATTTTTAAAGAAATAACCGAAGGTCGCTATATTTCTGTTAGGTTCAATTTCCCTTCCTTATTTTTTGACAGAGAAGCTTTCAAGAGAGATTGGGTAGCTATTAATCAGGAGGGAAAAGCTTTTCCTATTGATTCCCTTTCAGACGGCACTAAAGTGCAGTTGCTTCTGGCGGCAAGGCTTGCCTTGGTTGAGCTTTTCTTTGAACATAAGGCCTTTTTCCTGCTTGACGAACCCCTAGCTTATTTTGATGAAAACCGCGCTAAGAGAACCCTCAATATTTTAAACTCTCTGGCCGACTCTGGTTGGCAAATAATCATCATGAGTGCCCGACCATTTGAAACTTAA
- a CDS encoding metallophosphoesterase family protein has product MKLYHLSDLHLGVVPPKRSAEEHVSLIFTKLKKILAEAQANNVAVVLFAGDTFDSNAISTKIALEFFSILSLFPEIHFVLIPGGGQNTENEISGHDAYTSDSIYRRPEVAALLERDNIHFLSPDRPSVIIQTPEQKIAFYAGFFGYPQPDLFPEADYQIAILHGAFGPNEKYEKPLKPDILKRYHYLALGHYHSYKKIGENAFYSGAFVPFEFLATAQAEGGFLKVDLSQTPLQVTKHSFDDVPSYLRLQIFSEDDLKKLEELDFSKVYVRIDSYLELFENSLRKLCSSFEERISISEGAKVFSPDDVISQIILELLEDVSPEIQAEVKEFLFYGLMVSQQPQRLKEFLKEKFLQDLYEAY; this is encoded by the coding sequence GTGAAGCTTTATCACTTATCTGATTTACATCTTGGGGTGGTTCCTCCAAAGCGTTCAGCTGAAGAACACGTATCTTTAATTTTCACCAAACTAAAAAAGATTCTAGCTGAGGCTCAGGCTAACAACGTTGCCGTAGTGCTATTTGCAGGTGATACTTTTGATTCAAATGCTATTTCTACCAAAATAGCCCTTGAGTTCTTCTCTATTTTGAGCCTTTTTCCGGAAATTCATTTTGTACTCATTCCTGGAGGCGGCCAGAATACGGAAAACGAAATAAGTGGTCATGATGCCTATACTTCCGATTCAATCTACCGTCGCCCTGAAGTGGCCGCCCTATTGGAAAGAGATAACATCCATTTCCTTTCACCAGATCGTCCTTCTGTGATTATCCAAACCCCAGAGCAAAAAATAGCCTTTTACGCTGGTTTTTTTGGTTATCCCCAACCAGATTTATTCCCCGAGGCTGACTACCAGATAGCCATTCTTCACGGAGCCTTTGGGCCTAATGAAAAATACGAAAAGCCCCTTAAACCAGATATCCTCAAACGTTATCATTACCTAGCTCTGGGGCATTATCACAGCTATAAAAAGATTGGAGAAAATGCTTTTTACAGTGGAGCCTTTGTGCCTTTTGAATTTCTGGCTACAGCCCAGGCAGAAGGTGGCTTTCTAAAAGTAGATCTTTCCCAAACACCTTTACAGGTAACCAAACACTCTTTTGACGATGTCCCCTCTTATCTTCGTCTGCAAATTTTTTCAGAAGATGACCTTAAAAAACTTGAAGAGCTTGATTTTTCAAAAGTTTACGTGCGTATAGATTCATATCTTGAACTTTTTGAAAACAGTCTTCGCAAACTTTGTTCTTCCTTTGAAGAAAGAATCAGTATCTCCGAAGGTGCTAAAGTATTTTCACCAGATGATGTTATCTCTCAAATCATACTTGAGCTTTTAGAAGATGTATCTCCAGAAATTCAAGCCGAAGTAAAAGAATTTTTGTTTTACGGTCTAATGGTTTCTCAGCAACCTCAACGTCTCAAAGAATTTCTAAAGGAAAAGTTCTTACAGGACTTATATGAAGCTTACTAA
- a CDS encoding cobyrinate a,c-diamide synthase, translated as MNQAKGLVIAAPFSSSGKTVITSGLIKAFKSQGLEVAPFKVGPDYIDPAYLARAANRPCYNLDSWMTGKKGVIRSFLRGAKKAHIAVIEGVMGLFDGAGGTTCASTAEVAKILDLPILLVFPARGFGHTAAAILKGLTSYWKELNFTGVILNGVASVKHERILQKALQGLDIPLLGVVTREKNLELPSRHLGLVQAEEIKLEEKLAYFAEKLAKETNLSEIIARLKETSFKAFQEKTSPVKIKGSKIAVARDKAFSFCYQENLDILKESGNEIVFFSPIKGEFPEKADVLYLPGGYPELFAETLSNQTELHEKLKKHVAEGMPVLAECGGFMFLLEGLEVNGQVFPMAGILPGLARMEKRLQAIGYREATFKTSNFLANEGQKIRGHEFHYSRVSGFGLRGLKVTDFEGLEVSTAGLVKENIIASYLHLHLGSL; from the coding sequence ATGAATCAAGCAAAAGGCCTGGTTATAGCTGCTCCGTTTAGTAGTTCAGGGAAAACCGTGATTACCAGCGGGCTCATTAAGGCCTTTAAAAGCCAGGGCCTTGAGGTAGCGCCTTTTAAAGTTGGGCCTGATTATATAGACCCGGCTTATCTTGCTAGGGCGGCCAACCGCCCCTGTTACAACCTAGACTCCTGGATGACAGGAAAAAAGGGAGTTATACGAAGTTTTTTACGAGGAGCTAAAAAAGCCCACATAGCTGTAATAGAAGGAGTGATGGGGCTTTTTGACGGTGCAGGTGGCACCACCTGCGCTTCCACCGCTGAAGTTGCTAAAATCCTCGATCTGCCAATTTTGTTGGTGTTCCCTGCAAGGGGTTTTGGACATACCGCGGCCGCCATCTTAAAAGGCCTTACTTCTTATTGGAAAGAACTTAATTTTACGGGTGTAATTTTAAACGGTGTAGCCAGCGTAAAACACGAAAGAATTCTTCAAAAAGCGCTTCAAGGCCTAGACATTCCTCTTCTTGGCGTAGTAACCCGGGAAAAAAACTTGGAACTTCCCTCAAGGCATCTCGGTCTGGTTCAGGCTGAAGAAATAAAACTCGAAGAAAAATTGGCTTATTTTGCAGAAAAGCTGGCCAAAGAAACCAATCTTTCAGAAATAATAGCCCGCCTTAAAGAGACATCTTTTAAAGCTTTCCAAGAAAAAACTTCTCCCGTAAAAATTAAAGGCTCAAAAATTGCCGTGGCCAGGGACAAGGCCTTTTCCTTCTGCTACCAGGAAAATTTGGATATTTTAAAAGAATCAGGCAACGAAATAGTCTTTTTTTCACCCATTAAAGGAGAGTTTCCAGAAAAAGCAGATGTCCTCTACTTGCCTGGAGGCTATCCAGAACTTTTTGCGGAAACTTTGTCTAACCAAACCGAATTACATGAAAAACTTAAAAAGCATGTCGCCGAAGGCATGCCTGTCCTTGCCGAATGTGGCGGCTTTATGTTTCTTCTAGAAGGCCTTGAGGTTAACGGCCAGGTTTTTCCCATGGCCGGGATCTTGCCTGGCCTGGCACGCATGGAAAAGAGGCTTCAGGCCATCGGTTATCGTGAAGCCACATTTAAGACTTCTAATTTTTTGGCAAATGAAGGACAAAAAATCAGGGGCCATGAGTTTCATTACAGTCGCGTTTCAGGCTTTGGTCTCCGTGGTTTAAAAGTTACTGATTTTGAAGGTCTAGAGGTTTCTACGGCTGGCTTAGTTAAAGAAAACATTATCGCCAGCTACCTTCACTTGCATCTAGGATCTTTATGA
- the cobJ gene encoding precorrin-3B C(17)-methyltransferase: MNNKVVVFYISSKGKALAEKIADFFPEADIFPFSYQKLKSCFYESRAIIFIGASGIAVRKISPLLEDKKKDPAVLVLDEAGRFVISLVSGHLGGANSLAREIAACLNSTPVITTASDISELPALDLWAKKHELIFEPEELIPKTTSRYIEEKGLKVYTETKVPLLETFELTNELEEAHLVVGYHYFENFSGLYARPKRLIVGMGFHEGVSEEKLFTALKKVFEKHRLSLLSIKKLATLERKAKSPGFKALAQRLNAEALAVTPKKINVIITQAGLKDSMAKKHTEVRAVAEPAALSGSQGDRLLIPKQKQDGVTIAVAEIPPPPGKLWVVGLGPGSLEELTPRARKALRQAEKVVGYKTYVTLVEKLLQDKEVFTSGMTQEVDRVTLALNLALEGFEVALVSGGDPGIYGMAGLVFELMKEKELMGRIPVEIIPGITSASAGAARLGAPLMHDFACISLSDRLTPWEIIEKRLRAAAQADFVIVLYNPRSKGRKEHLARAKDIILEFRPEDTPVGIAKAIGRKDESLKITTLTALNPEDVDMQTTVFIGSSSSFILENLMVTPRGYKGKRY, from the coding sequence ATGAATAATAAAGTAGTTGTTTTTTATATAAGCTCAAAAGGAAAAGCTTTGGCAGAAAAGATTGCCGATTTTTTTCCTGAAGCTGATATATTCCCTTTTTCTTACCAAAAACTCAAAAGCTGCTTTTACGAAAGCAGGGCCATAATTTTTATTGGAGCAAGTGGTATCGCCGTAAGAAAGATAAGTCCCCTACTAGAAGACAAGAAAAAAGACCCAGCGGTGCTTGTTCTCGACGAAGCTGGTCGCTTCGTAATAAGTCTGGTCTCAGGACATCTAGGAGGAGCTAATAGCCTTGCCCGTGAGATAGCAGCTTGTCTCAACTCTACGCCGGTTATTACCACGGCCAGTGATATTTCAGAGCTTCCAGCCCTTGATCTATGGGCTAAAAAGCACGAGCTCATCTTTGAACCAGAAGAACTTATCCCCAAAACTACTTCTCGCTACATAGAAGAAAAAGGCCTTAAAGTTTATACAGAAACTAAAGTCCCGCTTCTTGAAACATTTGAACTAACGAATGAGCTCGAAGAGGCTCATCTTGTCGTGGGCTATCACTATTTTGAAAATTTTTCAGGGCTTTATGCCCGGCCAAAAAGGCTTATAGTGGGTATGGGTTTCCATGAAGGAGTCTCAGAAGAAAAACTTTTTACGGCCCTTAAAAAAGTGTTTGAAAAGCACCGTTTAAGCCTTCTTTCTATCAAGAAATTAGCCACTCTTGAGCGCAAAGCCAAATCTCCTGGATTTAAAGCCCTGGCTCAAAGACTAAATGCTGAAGCTTTAGCCGTTACCCCTAAAAAAATAAACGTCATAATTACCCAAGCCGGCCTTAAAGACTCGATGGCTAAAAAACATACCGAAGTGCGGGCCGTGGCGGAACCAGCCGCGCTTTCTGGCTCTCAAGGTGACAGGCTCCTTATTCCCAAACAAAAACAAGACGGCGTTACCATAGCTGTGGCTGAAATACCGCCTCCGCCGGGAAAACTTTGGGTTGTTGGGCTTGGGCCCGGAAGCCTTGAAGAACTTACTCCTCGAGCACGCAAGGCCCTTAGGCAAGCAGAAAAAGTAGTTGGCTATAAAACTTATGTAACCCTTGTGGAAAAACTTCTTCAAGACAAAGAAGTTTTTACTTCAGGTATGACTCAGGAAGTTGATCGAGTAACCTTGGCCCTTAATTTAGCGCTTGAGGGCTTTGAGGTAGCTTTAGTAAGCGGAGGTGACCCTGGCATTTACGGCATGGCCGGGCTTGTCTTTGAACTAATGAAAGAAAAAGAACTCATGGGCCGAATCCCTGTGGAGATAATACCAGGGATTACCTCAGCCAGTGCAGGGGCTGCCCGCCTAGGAGCCCCGCTTATGCACGACTTTGCCTGCATTAGCCTTTCTGATCGCTTAACCCCCTGGGAAATTATTGAAAAGCGCCTTAGAGCCGCTGCTCAGGCGGACTTTGTCATCGTGCTTTATAACCCCAGAAGCAAAGGCCGCAAAGAACACTTGGCCCGCGCCAAAGACATTATTCTTGAATTTCGCCCAGAAGACACCCCGGTGGGAATAGCCAAAGCTATTGGGCGTAAAGACGAAAGCCTAAAAATTACCACTCTTACCGCCCTCAATCCTGAAGACGTTGACATGCAAACTACGGTTTTTATAGGCAGCTCAAGCAGCTTTATTTTAGAAAATCTCATGGTAACCCCGCGTGGTTATAAGGGTAAGCGTTACTGA
- the cobM gene encoding precorrin-4 C(11)-methyltransferase yields METKVYFVGAGPGDPGLITKKGKRLLNEADVIIYAGSLVNPSLVEGLKAELYNSAKMSLEEIIEVITEAVFQGKTVVRLHSGDPAFYGAIHEQIVELKARGIAYKVIPGVTSASAGAASLGLEFTVPEVSQTVIFTRLGGKTPGPSSEDLIYFARKDVTLVIFLSINRAREIEQALLKKLAPDTPIALVYKASWPEEQIIRGKLKDLSHLVKEAGFKKTALIYVGEALEAAIKHMNKRSKLYRDSRLSENFG; encoded by the coding sequence ATGGAAACTAAAGTTTACTTTGTAGGTGCCGGCCCAGGAGACCCGGGGCTTATTACAAAGAAAGGAAAACGTTTACTTAATGAAGCAGATGTAATCATCTACGCCGGCTCTCTGGTAAACCCCTCGCTTGTGGAAGGTTTAAAGGCTGAACTTTACAATTCAGCTAAAATGTCCCTTGAAGAAATCATAGAAGTTATTACAGAGGCAGTATTCCAGGGCAAAACCGTGGTAAGACTCCATAGTGGAGACCCTGCCTTTTACGGCGCTATTCATGAACAAATCGTTGAGCTTAAAGCCAGAGGCATAGCATACAAAGTGATCCCTGGAGTAACTTCAGCTTCTGCTGGAGCGGCAAGCCTTGGCCTCGAGTTCACCGTGCCTGAAGTTTCCCAGACGGTAATTTTTACCCGGCTTGGAGGAAAAACTCCCGGTCCTTCCTCTGAAGACCTAATTTATTTTGCCAGAAAAGACGTTACCCTGGTAATCTTCCTCAGTATCAATAGGGCTAGAGAGATAGAACAAGCCTTACTTAAGAAACTTGCACCTGATACCCCAATAGCCCTGGTTTACAAGGCTAGTTGGCCAGAAGAACAAATTATCAGGGGTAAACTTAAAGACTTGAGCCACCTGGTTAAAGAAGCCGGCTTTAAAAAAACAGCCCTCATTTACGTGGGCGAAGCATTAGAAGCGGCCATAAAACATATGAACAAAAGATCAAAACTCTACCGAGATTCCCGCTTAAGCGAGAACTTTGGTTAA
- a CDS encoding bifunctional cobalt-precorrin-7 (C(5))-methyltransferase/cobalt-precorrin-6B (C(15))-methyltransferase, whose translation MEETKLWVLGLPVKDYTSEINKALEEADKIVAALHLKDKLVPWHRKFSHKNWFFFKHFSEALEEVEKALSSEKKVAFWASGDPLFFGVGKKFLTRFDPREIKLIPALSSLQVAFAEAKILWEGAFFVSLHGSRKTERNHTLEDIPALVRQYKKLVILTDSENSPKRIAHTLLEARLYQIKMIVAERLGRPEENIIDGTPADFSQKDFKTPNLVIIISEELNKNPVFGLKEKEFLYERGLITKDEVRAVILHKLRLPHRGIFWDIGAGSGSVSCEVANLSPGLLVYAVEKHRERINLIKKNRQKFGLFNVKVIEGNAPEVLSALPSPDRVFIGGGGKGLEDILNAVWLKLKSGPVVIATITIESLDTAYRFLKEKNGLKEVVSIQVSRSSHRISGYTYLKAQNQIYLLVGEKYGN comes from the coding sequence ATGGAAGAGACAAAACTTTGGGTTTTGGGCTTACCTGTAAAAGATTATACCTCAGAGATTAACAAAGCCCTTGAAGAAGCTGATAAAATAGTAGCGGCTTTGCACCTTAAAGATAAACTCGTCCCTTGGCACAGAAAGTTCTCACACAAAAACTGGTTTTTTTTCAAACACTTCAGTGAAGCTTTAGAAGAAGTAGAAAAAGCTCTCTCCTCTGAGAAAAAAGTAGCCTTTTGGGCTTCAGGAGATCCTTTGTTTTTTGGGGTGGGTAAAAAATTTCTCACCCGCTTTGACCCTCGGGAAATAAAACTAATTCCTGCCCTTTCGAGCCTCCAGGTCGCTTTTGCTGAAGCCAAAATCCTCTGGGAAGGCGCTTTTTTTGTTAGCCTTCACGGTTCTCGAAAAACTGAAAGAAACCATACTTTAGAGGATATTCCGGCCCTTGTTAGGCAATACAAAAAACTCGTAATTCTTACTGACTCCGAAAATTCTCCCAAAAGGATTGCCCACACCCTTTTAGAAGCTCGTCTTTACCAGATAAAGATGATCGTGGCTGAACGTTTAGGCCGCCCTGAAGAAAATATAATAGACGGAACACCAGCTGATTTTTCTCAAAAAGACTTTAAAACTCCAAACCTAGTAATTATCATATCTGAAGAGTTAAACAAAAATCCTGTCTTTGGCCTAAAAGAAAAAGAATTTCTCTACGAAAGGGGCTTAATAACCAAAGATGAAGTGCGGGCCGTTATCCTCCATAAACTAAGGCTCCCTCATCGAGGAATTTTCTGGGATATAGGCGCTGGGTCTGGCTCAGTTTCTTGTGAGGTGGCTAACCTATCACCAGGGCTTTTGGTCTATGCCGTAGAAAAACATCGAGAAAGAATAAACTTAATAAAAAAAAACCGCCAGAAATTCGGCCTTTTTAATGTTAAGGTCATTGAAGGTAACGCTCCAGAAGTCTTAAGTGCCCTGCCCTCACCTGATAGAGTATTCATAGGAGGCGGAGGTAAAGGGCTTGAAGACATCTTAAACGCTGTGTGGCTAAAGCTTAAATCAGGCCCGGTAGTGATAGCGACCATAACCATTGAATCTCTGGATACCGCTTACCGATTTTTAAAAGAAAAAAATGGTCTAAAAGAGGTGGTTTCTATCCAGGTGTCAAGATCAAGCCACCGCATTTCAGGCTATACTTACCTCAAGGCCCAAAACCAAATATATCTTCTGGTAGGAGAAAAATATGGAAACTAA